In one window of Candidatus Kinetoplastibacterium blastocrithidii (ex Strigomonas culicis) DNA:
- the secD gene encoding protein translocase subunit SecD produces MNRYPAWKNFFIIFAVLIGCIYMTPNFYELVPCIQISEVRTHRKIDNMVIEKIKNIIADSAIKNYSISLETDTIIKIKLFSSEDQYSLLEKLDGILNKNIDKDKKYNITVGMTSVTPNFMKIFDHLGAKPMSLGLDLRGGVHFLIEVDTDAAIESKYNETAIEIRSILNRKKIASKIDCNKSGILIKLNQLNDKSEAIKNIKKQWQDDDIVIEENIRNQLIINIYFSKKLLETLKTNALSQNISTLNKRITGLSDSEPIIQQQGNRRIIVQLPGKQDTSKAKDLIGRTAKLEVRMVDDSNETKNLFKKGLLPFGIENIKDHKGNNTFIYKQPILTSSNIKDARYGRDPQTRQPSVNLTLDSKGARIFKDVTRDNINKRMAIILFENGIGEIITAPFIRSEIPGGQVQISGAMSSEEAAEISILLRSGLLAAPMKIVEEKNIGPSLGLNNIEKGLKSTIYGFISVVCFITTYYGLFGLFSSIGLIINVILLVACLSFMQVTINLPGIAAIALTVGMAIDSNVLINERIREELRNGSHPQKAIYYGFKRAWATILDSNFTAMIVGLALLTLGSGTVRGFAIVHCIGIMTSMFSSVICVRAIVNFWYGKRKDLLKISIGEVWKPKK; encoded by the coding sequence ATGAATCGCTATCCTGCCTGGAAAAACTTTTTTATCATATTTGCGGTTCTTATTGGGTGTATATATATGACACCAAATTTTTATGAGCTAGTTCCTTGTATACAAATATCTGAGGTGCGAACACATAGAAAAATCGACAATATGGTTATTGAGAAAATAAAAAACATAATTGCAGATTCTGCTATAAAAAATTATTCGATATCTTTAGAGACAGATACTATCATTAAAATCAAGCTATTTTCATCAGAAGATCAATATTCTCTTTTAGAAAAGCTTGATGGAATTTTGAATAAAAACATAGATAAAGATAAGAAATATAACATAACAGTTGGCATGACTAGTGTAACGCCAAATTTTATGAAAATCTTTGATCATTTGGGTGCCAAACCTATGTCGCTAGGTCTGGACCTACGTGGTGGAGTACATTTTCTAATAGAAGTCGATACTGATGCAGCAATAGAATCAAAATATAACGAAACTGCAATTGAAATAAGATCAATTCTTAATAGGAAAAAAATAGCATCAAAGATAGATTGCAATAAAAGTGGTATATTAATAAAATTAAATCAATTGAACGACAAGAGTGAGGCAATAAAAAATATAAAAAAACAGTGGCAAGATGATGACATAGTAATAGAAGAAAATATACGCAATCAATTAATAATAAACATTTACTTTAGTAAAAAACTTTTAGAAACGCTAAAAACTAATGCTCTTTCTCAAAATATATCTACATTAAATAAACGCATAACTGGACTAAGTGATTCTGAGCCAATAATACAGCAACAAGGTAATAGACGCATCATTGTACAGCTCCCTGGGAAACAAGACACATCAAAAGCCAAGGATCTAATAGGAAGAACAGCGAAACTAGAAGTGAGAATGGTTGATGATTCTAATGAGACCAAGAATCTTTTTAAAAAAGGCTTGCTTCCTTTTGGCATAGAAAACATTAAAGATCATAAAGGTAATAATACATTTATATATAAACAGCCTATATTAACTAGTTCTAATATAAAAGATGCGCGTTATGGTCGTGATCCTCAAACAAGACAACCATCTGTGAACTTGACCTTGGACTCTAAAGGCGCTCGCATATTTAAAGATGTCACTAGAGACAATATAAATAAACGCATGGCAATAATTCTATTCGAAAACGGAATAGGAGAAATAATAACTGCGCCTTTTATAAGAAGTGAAATCCCAGGAGGCCAAGTTCAAATATCAGGAGCAATGAGCTCAGAAGAAGCGGCTGAGATTTCTATATTGTTAAGATCTGGTCTTCTAGCAGCGCCAATGAAAATAGTAGAAGAAAAAAATATAGGACCAAGTTTAGGACTAAATAATATAGAAAAAGGTCTGAAGTCCACAATATATGGATTTATATCAGTAGTTTGTTTTATAACAACATACTATGGATTGTTTGGGTTGTTTTCTAGCATTGGGTTAATTATAAATGTAATTTTATTAGTTGCCTGCTTATCTTTCATGCAAGTAACAATTAACCTACCAGGTATAGCTGCTATTGCACTTACCGTAGGTATGGCAATAGATTCTAATGTTTTAATAAATGAAAGAATAAGAGAAGAACTTAGAAACGGTAGTCATCCGCAAAAAGCAATATATTATGGGTTTAAAAGAGCCTGGGCTACAATCTTAGATTCTAATTTTACAGCTATGATAGTTGGACTAGCATTATTAACACTAGGATCTGGAACAGTGCGTGGATTTGCGATAGTACATTGTATTGGAATAATGACATCAATGTTTTCATCCGTTATATGTGTCAGAGCTATAGTAAACTTCTGGTATGGGAAAAGGAAAGATCTATTGAAAATATCCATAGGTGAAGTTTGGAAACCAAAAAAATAA
- the yajC gene encoding preprotein translocase subunit YajC, whose product MYINSISNLVMIQANAAVSEGNPILNMLPILVMFLVLYFLMIKPQIKRQKEHKNLISNLSENDEIITSGGILGKIKKINENYVVIDISYSADKGPIEITTQKNAIIGVLPKGTMKSL is encoded by the coding sequence ATGTATATAAATAGCATCTCGAATTTAGTCATGATTCAAGCAAATGCTGCAGTATCGGAAGGGAACCCTATATTAAACATGCTTCCTATATTAGTTATGTTCCTTGTTTTATATTTCTTAATGATAAAACCACAGATAAAACGACAAAAAGAGCATAAGAACCTCATTTCTAATTTATCAGAAAATGACGAAATTATCACTTCTGGTGGAATATTAGGGAAAATAAAAAAAATAAACGAAAATTATGTTGTTATCGATATTTCATATTCTGCAGACAAAGGTCCTATTGAAATAACAACTCAGAAAAATGCAATTATTGGAGTTTTACCAAAAGGAACTATGAAATCCTTATAG